One window of the Penaeus monodon isolate SGIC_2016 chromosome 1, NSTDA_Pmon_1, whole genome shotgun sequence genome contains the following:
- the LOC119575220 gene encoding sesquipedalian-1-like: protein MKINEKNLCAYSISPTQIDKEGYLLKKGEVNKSFQRRWFVLKGNLLFYFEKKGDREPIGVIILEGCTIELAECEDQFTFKLLFHGGGGRTYVLVADSQESLEEWMKALARASYDYLKLMVNELQKQLDELNGMR, encoded by the exons ATGAAGATTAATGAGAAAAACCTATGTGCATATAGCATCTCTCCAACACAGATAGACAAGGAGGGGTACTTATTGAAAAAGGGAGAG gtcaACAAGAGCTTCCAGAGAAGATGGTTTGTTCTGAAAGGGAACCTCCTATTCTACTTTGAGAAGAAAGGAGATCGAGAACCCATTGGGGTCATCATCCTCGAAGGTTGCACAATAG AGTTAGCAGAATGCGAGGATCAGTTTACCTTCAAGCTGCTCTTCCATGGTGGAGGTGGGAGGACCTATGTCCTGGTGGCCGATTCTCAGGAGTCGCTCGAGGAGTGGATGAAGGCTCTGGCGCGGGCGTCCTATGACTACTTGAAGCTCATGGTCAATGAACTCCAGAAACAGCTGGATGAACTTAATG GAATGAGGTAA
- the LOC119575229 gene encoding mucin-2-like: protein MQEARTAPRLPPPPLPHARPPPLRPLHRLPHFLFFVFLFFLFSASVRDVGVAGQRKAAGTLTLLGAVPNTSFTCAGRTAGYYADPDTGCQVYHMCDTLEKQYSYLCPNYTLFNQKFMVCDHWYMVNCSSATTFYDLNDHIGEVPDKKEGQGAGANAIHDEGEGSPEKNSPGKEPKSSPAAVVSKAPGTPPTRLTFPTTVSSSQQRTSPRPQPSTSKPPADTSPPQSPTTTSGPPPASEIFKGPRLPTKLDSRVDIPFLQTTLTAPSSPMVPAFVARDPVSKFSFTSNREEDSSFDPIALQDIVFRPLVARPKNRTISTDLVPPPTLKPLLAAATPLDQRARQSTPADFAFSPNSTASGGFPVLSTHFQPPRRESDVPQTRGRESSVSFTPPKIGASVVPQSPALGAPAIPPSVLLQPPPVFPIRFDFGTVPPPRGQRLNPQPPHVARMKQEALTPLASRTGLLRPLHTSGSIVPVEAMHFSSARGNRDFFIPSEGLTLPAEDLSIVSENSLGEPHSHHTHDHDHMTMVFPADPNEEFAALKLNPECPRCHPAFLKPGQCTPCVLIR from the exons ATGCAGGAAGCCCGGAccgccccccgcctccctccgccGCCACTACCCCACGCCCGCCCCCCGCCCCTACGCCCGCTGCATcgcctccctcacttcctcttcttcgtcttcctcttcttcctcttttccgcgAGTGTTAGGGATGTCGGGGTGGCGGGCCAGAGGAAG GCTGCGGGGACATTAACACTCCTGGGCGCCGTTCCGAATACCTCCTTTACGTGTGCAGGTCGTACGGCAGGTTACTACGCCGACCCGGATACAGGATGCCAG GTGTACCACATGTGCGACACGCTGGAGAAGCAATACTCGTACCTGTGTCCTAACTACACCCTCTTCAACCAGAAGTTCATGGTGTGTGATCACTGGTATATGGTTAACTGCTCCTCGGCAACCACGTTCTACGATCTGAACGACCATATTGGCGAGG TTCCAGACAAGAAGGAAGGCCAGGGCGCCGGAGCCAACGCGATCCACGACGAAGGTGAAGGATCTCCCGAGAAGAACTCTCCGGGGAAGGAGCCGAAGTCCTCACCTGCGGCAGTCGTTTCCAAAGCCCCCGGGACACCTCCTACGAGACTGACATTCCCGACCACCGTCAGCTCAAGTCAGCAGCGGACGTCGCCCAGACCACAGCCTTCCACGAGTAAACCTCCTGCCGATACCTCCCCTCCTCAGAGCCCCACGACGACCTCGGGGCCCCCACCCGCGTCGGAAATCTTCAAGGGCCCTCGGCTGCCGACGAAGCTCGATTCTCGCGTCGACATCCCCTTCCTCCAGACGACGCTGACGGCACCCTCCTCCCCGATGGTCCCTGCCTTCGTGGCGCGCGACCCCGTCAGCAAGTTTAGCTTCACCAGCAACAGAGAGGAGGACTCGTCCTTCGATCCCATCGCGTTGCAAGACATCGTTTTCCGGCCGCTGGTTGCTCGCCCGAAGAACAGGACCATTTCGACCGACCTGGTTCCGCCGCCGACGCTGAAACCGCTGCTCGCCGCCGCCACCCCCCTCGACCAGCGAGCTCGGCAGTCCACGCCGGCTGATTTTGCGTTCTCCCCGAACTCCACAGCTTCAGGAGGATTTCCAGTACTTAGCACTCATTTCCAGCCCCCGAGAAGAGAGTCGGATGTTCCCCAAACCCGAGGAAGGGAATCCTCtgtctccttcactccccccaaAATAGGAGCGTCGGTAGTCCCCCAGTCCCCTGCATTAGGAGCGCCCGCCATTCCCCCGAGTGTCCTCCTACAACCTCCTCCAGTTTTCCCGATCCGCTTCGACTTCGGGACGGTGCCTCCTCCGCGCGGCCAGAGACTGAACCCCCAGCCTCCTCACGTAGCTAGGATGAAGCAGGAGGCCCTGACGCCGTTAGCCTCGCGCACGGGTCTCCTCCGGCCCTTACACACCTCGGGCTCCATCGTCCCCGTGGAAGCCATGCACTTTTCTTCGGCTCGTGGCAACCGGGACTTCTTCATCCCATCTGAGGGCCTCACCTTGCCGGCGGAAGACCTGTCCATCGTGAGCGAGAACAGCCTGGGCGAGCCGCACAGCCACCACACGCACGACCACGACCACATGACTATGGTGTTCCCTGCGGATCCCAATGAGGAGTTTGCGGCACTTAAGCTTAACCCCGAATGCCCCAGGTGTCACCCGGCTTTCCTGAAACCTGGCCAGTGCACGCCCTGCGTTCTCATTAGATAG